A window from Patescibacteria group bacterium encodes these proteins:
- a CDS encoding RlpA-like double-psi beta-barrel domain-containing protein — protein sequence MPKIQIVNCKKKYFYILFIFILLGSIFLLITPVQAIDKNKVSIHLGSREIKRGYTIDKPDGLMRLAVFPYVLDRPADIKLEKISDEGLPQPENLIRVSDVFEFDIVTDPIKIFAKEVIIVLDYNSDNNKTKKIYFYDSNQDKWRPLYSMTNYQDKWVRAYTHLPYSKIAVFEEDLTSEGYATWYRSKYTYGCASNDYPMDSRLRVTSLQDSNQSVICRVKSTGPFTDNAIIDLSLTAFETLAPAGQGKVKVHIEPLEEDNTNVGPTVQGATMPIISAPVAMIYDADNYKVLYEKNSSQKRSIASITKLMTTIVFLETNPDFDKVVTIQDSDKPRPEPGVGIKVKEEDRISVRDLFNAMLTGSANNAALALVRSTGLSQEEFVNRMNIKAKKINMLSTHFADPTGLAVGNKSTSTDIALLINYIMNRPGVRQATTQANYTYHIINENDYNTIKNPLYLFSNSLSSYPVVGAKTGFINEAGYCLTVEFKHNNGREYQAVVLGSSTRNTRISDMVKLIDYAQEFIN from the coding sequence ATGCCTAAAATTCAAATAGTCAATTGTAAGAAAAAATATTTTTATATACTCTTTATATTTATTTTATTAGGGAGTATTTTTTTACTGATTACTCCGGTTCAAGCTATAGATAAAAATAAGGTCAGTATTCATCTTGGTTCCCGTGAGATTAAGAGGGGATACACCATTGATAAACCGGATGGCTTGATGAGACTAGCTGTTTTCCCATATGTTTTAGACCGCCCGGCCGATATAAAACTGGAAAAAATTTCAGATGAGGGTCTGCCACAGCCAGAAAATCTGATTCGTGTTAGTGATGTTTTTGAATTTGATATTGTTACTGACCCAATTAAAATATTTGCCAAGGAAGTAATTATTGTTCTTGATTATAATTCTGATAACAATAAAACTAAGAAAATTTATTTTTATGATAGTAATCAGGATAAATGGCGACCGCTATATTCAATGACTAATTATCAGGATAAATGGGTCAGAGCCTACACTCATTTACCCTATTCAAAAATTGCTGTTTTTGAAGAAGATTTAACTTCTGAAGGTTATGCCACCTGGTATCGTTCTAAATATACTTATGGTTGTGCTTCTAATGATTATCCCATGGATTCAAGGCTAAGAGTAACTAGTTTGCAGGATAGCAATCAGTCAGTTATTTGCCGGGTTAAATCTACCGGGCCCTTTACTGATAATGCTATTATTGATTTATCATTAACTGCTTTTGAGACTCTAGCACCGGCTGGGCAGGGAAAAGTAAAAGTGCATATAGAACCGTTGGAAGAAGATAATACTAATGTAGGCCCGACGGTTCAAGGGGCTACTATGCCAATAATATCAGCCCCCGTGGCCATGATATATGACGCTGACAATTATAAAGTATTATATGAGAAAAATTCCTCCCAAAAGCGCAGTATAGCCAGTATTACTAAATTAATGACAACAATAGTTTTTTTAGAAACTAATCCTGATTTTGATAAAGTAGTCACTATCCAAGATTCTGATAAACCACGCCCTGAACCGGGAGTAGGAATTAAGGTTAAGGAAGAGGATAGAATTAGTGTACGTGACCTCTTTAACGCCATGCTCACCGGTTCAGCTAATAACGCCGCTTTAGCTTTAGTCAGGTCAACCGGTTTGAGCCAAGAAGAGTTTGTTAATCGTATGAATATTAAGGCAAAAAAAATTAATATGCTCTCTACTCATTTTGCTGACCCGACTGGCCTGGCAGTGGGTAACAAATCGACCAGCACAGATATTGCTCTATTAATCAACTATATAATGAATCGTCCAGGAGTCAGACAAGCGACTACTCAAGCCAATTATACTTACCATATTATAAATGAAAATGATTATAATACAATAAAAAATCCTTTATATCTCTTTTCTAATTCTTTATCCAGTTACCCGGTAGTTGGGGCTAAAACTGGTTTTATTAATGAAGCTGGATATTGCCTGACTGTTGAATTTAAGCATAATAACGGCCGTGAATACCAAGCCGTAGTTTTAGGCAGTTCAACTCGCAATACCCGAATTAGTGATATGGTTAAATTGATTGATTATGCCCAGGAATTTATAAACTAA
- a CDS encoding TVP38/TMEM64 family protein codes for MTAETKNNKFYEHRAFWVISIIALVVISLWILIYLNKDLWQLFTDQEALRHRIISFGNLAPAFIIIYYIFQILAAPLPGQTIDLVNGYIYGPFKGALISLIGLFLGSVIAVSLARIFGRPLLRHFLSDYKLKKYRSWINRRSLFFFFILFLIPGLPDDLLCFAAGLTRIPLWQLILVILLGRTPSIITSVIFGATGQSLNPMQFTLVILGAAVLVYLLIKFLPKSKRLKKYLKKHV; via the coding sequence ATGACAGCCGAAACAAAAAATAATAAATTCTATGAACACCGGGCTTTTTGGGTAATTTCGATTATAGCTTTAGTAGTAATTTCACTTTGGATTTTAATTTATTTGAATAAAGACTTATGGCAGCTTTTTACTGATCAGGAGGCTTTGCGGCATAGAATAATTTCATTTGGCAATCTGGCTCCAGCTTTTATAATTATTTACTATATTTTCCAAATTTTAGCGGCTCCTTTACCAGGACAAACTATTGATCTGGTTAACGGCTATATATACGGACCCTTTAAAGGAGCTTTAATTTCTCTTATTGGTCTTTTTTTGGGTAGTGTGATTGCTGTTTCCTTAGCTAGAATATTTGGCCGGCCTTTACTCAGACATTTTCTTTCTGATTATAAACTGAAAAAATACCGAAGTTGGATTAACCGCCGGTCTCTTTTTTTCTTTTTTATTTTATTTTTAATACCCGGACTGCCTGATGATTTGCTTTGTTTTGCCGCTGGCTTGACTCGTATTCCTTTATGGCAGCTTATTCTCGTTATACTCTTAGGCAGGACTCCAAGTATTATTACTTCGGTTATTTTCGGAGCTACTGGCCAATCTCTAAATCCAATGCAGTTTACTTTAGTAATTTTAGGAGCTGCTGTTTTGGTGTATTTATTAATTAAATTTTTACCTAAGAGTAAAAGATTAAAAAAATACTTAAAAAAACATGTTTAA
- the ftsE gene encoding cell division ATP-binding protein FtsE codes for MIKFVNVSKIYPPDTVGLKNVNLHIHPGEFVSIVGQSGTGKSTFVKLVLAEIKPTKGKVIIGGWNITDIKPREVPLLRKQMGTVFQDIKLLPKKTVFENVAFAMEVCGEKSEKINEVVPQVLKIVGLEDKKKRFPHEISGGEQQRVAIARALVHRPKILLADEPTGNLDSINAHEIISLLKKINEFGTTVVLVTHDREIVNYLKKRVIALDQGQIISDKEGGKYIL; via the coding sequence ATGATAAAATTTGTTAACGTTAGTAAAATATATCCGCCAGATACCGTGGGGTTAAAAAATGTTAATCTCCATATCCATCCGGGTGAATTTGTTTCTATTGTTGGTCAGTCAGGTACTGGCAAAAGTACTTTTGTTAAACTAGTTTTGGCTGAAATAAAACCGACTAAAGGGAAGGTTATTATTGGTGGCTGGAATATTACTGATATTAAGCCAAGAGAAGTACCTCTACTAAGAAAGCAAATGGGTACTGTTTTTCAAGATATTAAACTTTTGCCGAAAAAGACTGTTTTTGAAAATGTAGCTTTTGCTATGGAAGTTTGTGGAGAAAAAAGTGAGAAAATTAACGAAGTAGTGCCGCAAGTTTTAAAAATTGTTGGTTTGGAAGATAAAAAAAAGCGTTTTCCTCATGAAATATCTGGGGGAGAACAACAGAGAGTAGCTATTGCCCGGGCTTTAGTACACCGCCCCAAAATTTTACTGGCTGATGAACCGACTGGTAACTTGGATTCAATCAACGCTCATGAAATAATCTCATTACTTAAAAAAATTAATGAATTTGGTACTACCGTTGTTCTAGTGACGCATGATCGGGAAATAGTAAATTATCTCAAAAAAAGAGTAATAGCCTTAGATCAAGGCCAGATAATCTCTGATAAAGAAGGCGGCAAATATATTTTATAA
- a CDS encoding ribulose-bisphosphate carboxylase large subunit: MYNLDYIKLNKKYDQKNYIHAEFYMESTLSDKQAAAALATESSIGTWTKVSTMEKKKFKKLAARVYEISKKYSRIKVAYPLDLFEKGNIPQLLSSVAGNIYSLKEITSLRLINLHFPPAYIKSFPGPAFGQKGIRKVTQVKNRPLIGVIIKPKLGLSPARHAQVAYQVLKNGADLVKDDENLTNQKFNPFKKRVKKTLEKVKKIEKTSETKKLVAFNVTASTPEMIERAKFVKKHGGRCIMIDLVTAGFSGLQALREANLGLIIHGHRAMHSAFTRGSQHGLDYYVLAKLARLAGIDELHSGTIVGKMAGNKEEVLKVNKFLNGQLYGLKKTMPVSSGGLHPGLVEKLIKLLGQNIIINFGGGVHGHPDGSAEGMKAAWSAVKAVSSGLTLKKAAKKSPSLKKAIEFFK; the protein is encoded by the coding sequence ATGTATAATTTAGATTATATAAAACTAAATAAAAAATACGATCAAAAAAATTATATTCATGCAGAATTTTATATGGAATCAACTCTTTCTGATAAACAAGCGGCCGCTGCTTTAGCCACAGAATCTTCTATTGGCACTTGGACAAAGGTTTCTACTATGGAAAAAAAGAAGTTTAAAAAGCTAGCCGCGCGAGTTTATGAAATTAGCAAAAAATACAGTCGTATTAAGGTAGCCTATCCTTTAGACTTATTTGAAAAAGGCAATATACCTCAACTCTTATCATCAGTAGCCGGCAACATTTACAGCCTTAAGGAAATTACTTCTTTGCGGCTGATAAATCTGCATTTTCCTCCCGCTTATATAAAATCTTTTCCCGGACCGGCCTTTGGCCAAAAAGGTATTAGAAAAGTAACCCAAGTTAAAAATAGGCCGCTGATAGGAGTGATTATTAAACCTAAATTAGGACTTTCCCCAGCTCGTCATGCCCAGGTGGCCTATCAGGTTTTAAAAAACGGAGCTGATTTGGTTAAAGATGATGAAAATTTGACTAATCAAAAATTTAATCCCTTTAAAAAGCGGGTTAAAAAGACGTTAGAAAAAGTTAAAAAAATAGAAAAAACCTCGGAAACTAAAAAATTAGTCGCTTTTAACGTGACTGCTTCTACTCCTGAGATGATTGAACGAGCCAAGTTTGTAAAAAAACATGGTGGACGCTGTATAATGATCGATTTAGTAACAGCTGGTTTTTCGGGGCTGCAGGCCCTGCGAGAAGCTAATTTAGGTTTAATTATTCATGGCCATAGAGCTATGCATTCTGCTTTTACCCGAGGTTCTCAGCATGGTCTGGATTATTATGTTTTAGCTAAACTAGCCCGCTTAGCTGGTATTGATGAGTTGCATTCAGGCACTATTGTTGGTAAAATGGCCGGTAATAAAGAAGAGGTTTTAAAAGTTAATAAATTTTTAAATGGACAGTTATACGGCCTTAAAAAAACAATGCCGGTTTCTTCAGGCGGGCTGCATCCGGGATTAGTAGAAAAATTAATAAAATTATTGGGACAGAATATAATTATAAATTTCGGCGGGGGAGTACACGGACATCCCGATGGTTCGGCTGAAGGTATGAAAGCAGCCTGGTCAGCTGTTAAGGCTGTTTCTTCTGGTCTCACTTTAAAAAAAGCCGCTAAAAAAAGTCCTTCTTTAAAAAAAGCCATTGAATTTTTTAAATAA
- a CDS encoding AMP phosphorylase, whose product MSFFLKAKRFDFSTGDVPVAVLNEEDAKSFGIRPGDRIELKWKNKTAILNVDTTQKMVKSGVIGLFEEAVHLTKIRNGQVVYFEIFDPPTSIKAIKKKLKGQSLSYHETYSIIRDLIKGRISDQELAFYVASSFTHEMKNQELYNLTKAMVDTGKQLNFKGRLVADKHCVGGLPGNRTTMIIVPILASLDVDIPKTSSRAITSPAGTADTMEILAPVEFNLKQIKKIVNKYNGCIVWGGATFIAPADDIIVRLTKKISLEPLSKMIVSVMAKKVAMGIDYLLIDIPYGRTAKIKSLKQAKKVARKFKWLGRKFGIKIVFTILSAKEPIGNGIGPALEARDVIRVLQRKDKRPLDLENKALHLSGKLLELCGRAKKNKGETLAKNALKTGRAWRKMKEIIKAQGGNPNIDSEDITVGASRARIFAKKAGKITFVNNRAIDEVARSLGAPHDKLAGIRLHKKLNQKVEKKDKLMTLYGRNKARLTLGKKALKRVDIFSIK is encoded by the coding sequence ATGTCATTTTTTCTAAAAGCTAAAAGATTTGATTTTTCTACTGGAGATGTCCCGGTGGCAGTTTTGAATGAAGAAGACGCCAAGTCTTTTGGTATTAGGCCAGGGGATAGGATTGAATTAAAATGGAAAAATAAAACAGCTATATTAAATGTTGACACCACTCAGAAAATGGTGAAAAGTGGTGTTATTGGTTTGTTTGAAGAAGCTGTCCATTTGACAAAAATAAGAAATGGTCAAGTAGTCTATTTTGAAATATTTGATCCGCCTACTTCGATAAAAGCCATTAAAAAAAAGCTTAAAGGCCAGTCTTTAAGTTATCATGAAACTTATAGTATTATTCGTGATTTAATAAAAGGTCGCATTAGTGACCAAGAATTAGCTTTTTATGTAGCCTCAAGTTTTACTCATGAAATGAAGAACCAGGAACTCTATAATTTAACCAAAGCCATGGTGGATACGGGCAAACAGCTTAATTTTAAGGGCCGTCTAGTGGCTGATAAGCACTGTGTTGGTGGTCTCCCCGGCAATCGCACGACCATGATTATTGTGCCTATTTTAGCTTCGTTAGACGTAGATATTCCCAAAACTTCTTCACGGGCTATTACTTCACCAGCTGGTACAGCCGATACTATGGAAATATTAGCGCCGGTTGAATTTAACTTAAAGCAAATTAAGAAGATAGTTAATAAATACAATGGCTGCATTGTTTGGGGCGGCGCTACTTTTATTGCTCCGGCCGATGATATTATTGTTAGATTAACTAAAAAGATATCCTTAGAGCCATTATCCAAAATGATAGTTTCCGTTATGGCTAAAAAAGTAGCCATGGGCATTGACTATCTTTTGATTGACATTCCTTACGGACGAACCGCAAAAATAAAAAGTTTAAAACAAGCCAAAAAAGTGGCCCGTAAATTTAAATGGCTCGGTCGGAAATTTGGTATTAAGATAGTTTTTACTATTTTATCGGCTAAAGAGCCAATTGGTAACGGTATTGGCCCGGCTTTAGAAGCTAGAGATGTTATCAGGGTCTTGCAAAGAAAGGATAAAAGACCTCTTGATTTAGAAAATAAAGCTCTTCATCTCTCTGGTAAACTTTTGGAGCTATGCGGACGGGCCAAGAAAAATAAAGGGGAAACTTTAGCCAAAAACGCCCTTAAAACCGGCCGCGCTTGGCGAAAAATGAAGGAAATTATTAAGGCTCAAGGTGGTAATCCTAATATTGATTCAGAAGATATTACAGTTGGCGCTTCCAGAGCCCGTATATTTGCTAAAAAGGCCGGTAAAATCACTTTTGTTAATAACCGGGCTATTGATGAAGTAGCTCGTTCTCTAGGGGCCCCTCATGATAAATTAGCAGGAATTCGTCTTCATAAGAAATTAAATCAAAAAGTAGAAAAGAAGGATAAGTTAATGACTCTTTATGGCCGTAATAAAGCCAGATTGACTTTAGGTAAAAAAGCTCTGAAACGAGTAGATATTTTTAGCATTAAATAA
- a CDS encoding alpha/beta fold hydrolase has product MKQENNNFLENSKPFYFSGNKVGVILIHGFTGSPADLRVFGRYLAKQGYTVKGIRLTGHGIHHTVLKKTNRYDWYYSLKRSINEIRDQVEEIFLVGFSMGGDLSILYNEMEKGVKGMVLINTPIYTKPSRLTFWFIPLIKRFKKFKIKGWAKKTDNYFEKRCACSYTKIPLDSAWQFYKLVQESKAVAEKIKIPVYLIQSRHDQAINAESVNFLDKKIKTVYKKDIINTHLHGLLSEYEKRENIYSNINDFIKKSSKIV; this is encoded by the coding sequence ATGAAACAAGAAAATAATAATTTTTTGGAAAATTCAAAACCTTTTTATTTTTCAGGAAATAAAGTTGGAGTAATTTTAATACACGGTTTTACTGGCTCGCCAGCTGATTTAAGGGTCTTTGGTCGTTATTTAGCCAAGCAGGGCTACACAGTTAAAGGTATCCGTTTAACTGGTCATGGTATTCATCACACAGTTTTAAAAAAAACCAATCGTTATGACTGGTATTATTCTCTGAAAAGATCAATTAATGAAATTAGAGACCAGGTAGAAGAAATTTTTTTGGTTGGCTTTTCTATGGGCGGAGACTTATCCATTTTGTATAATGAAATGGAAAAAGGGGTTAAAGGTATGGTTCTAATTAATACTCCTATTTATACCAAACCCTCCCGTCTAACCTTTTGGTTTATTCCTTTAATAAAAAGATTCAAAAAATTTAAGATAAAGGGTTGGGCTAAAAAAACAGATAATTATTTTGAAAAGCGTTGCGCTTGTTCTTATACCAAAATTCCGCTGGACAGTGCCTGGCAATTTTACAAGCTTGTGCAGGAAAGCAAGGCTGTGGCCGAAAAAATTAAGATTCCTGTGTATTTAATCCAGTCGCGTCATGACCAAGCTATAAACGCTGAAAGTGTAAATTTTTTGGATAAAAAAATTAAAACCGTTTATAAAAAGGATATAATTAATACTCATTTACACGGACTTTTGTCAGAATATGAAAAACGGGAAAATATTTACTCAAATATAAATGATTTTATTAAAAAAAGTTCAAAAATTGTTTAA
- a CDS encoding magnesium transporter CorA family protein, with translation MSINRCKKEFDWINIHDLRKKDIEYLRQHFNFHPLDLEDCQSISQRPKIDVYKGYLFVVLHFPYYDQNSKIVNFREIHFFISKDYIVSVKKTHIKVLHDYFLDFSRDKLQLKKSKNSPFHLFYELLEKLYATSLPILDIISKNLNHIEEQIFTDEQKGLANKIAFTRRNILNFRKVIEPQIKIFDKLMNLHKKYIPKGISVYFDDIQDYLERSKANLDNYKDIIEGLGQSHESMISQRTNEVMKILTIISVALLPLNLIAGIYGMNIIGLPFAKNPIIIWLFFIVLIFFISLIILISHKRNVL, from the coding sequence ATGTCTATTAACCGCTGTAAAAAAGAATTTGACTGGATAAATATTCATGATTTGCGTAAAAAAGATATTGAATACTTGCGCCAGCATTTTAATTTTCATCCTTTGGATTTAGAAGATTGCCAAAGTATTAGTCAACGCCCAAAAATTGATGTTTATAAAGGTTATCTTTTTGTAGTTTTGCATTTTCCTTATTATGACCAGAATAGTAAAATAGTAAATTTTCGAGAAATCCATTTTTTTATTAGTAAAGACTATATCGTCAGTGTGAAAAAAACACATATTAAAGTTTTGCATGATTATTTTTTAGATTTCTCACGTGACAAATTACAGCTAAAAAAATCTAAAAATTCGCCTTTTCATTTATTTTATGAGCTTTTGGAGAAACTATATGCCACTTCTTTGCCAATATTGGATATTATCAGTAAAAATTTAAATCATATAGAAGAACAAATTTTTACTGATGAGCAAAAAGGTCTAGCTAATAAAATTGCTTTTACCCGTCGTAATATTCTTAATTTTCGTAAAGTGATTGAACCCCAGATTAAAATTTTTGATAAGCTTATGAATTTACATAAGAAATATATTCCTAAAGGTATTAGCGTTTATTTTGATGATATTCAGGATTATTTAGAAAGATCAAAAGCAAATTTAGATAATTATAAAGATATAATAGAAGGCTTGGGACAAAGCCATGAATCAATGATTTCTCAGCGCACTAATGAAGTCATGAAAATATTAACTATAATTTCAGTAGCTTTACTACCTTTAAATTTAATAGCCGGAATTTATGGCATGAATATTATTGGTTTACCTTTTGCCAAAAATCCTATAATTATTTGGCTATTTTTTATTGTACTAATATTCTTTATTTCTTTGATTATTTTGATTTCTCATAAACGAAATGTGCTTTAA
- a CDS encoding glycosyltransferase family 2 protein, whose amino-acid sequence MPFISDYKKYRILEIIPGFLVWGTFILAVVLSFIAPLYVIYFIILFDLYWLIRVIYILVYLLMAYKRFCQAKKVNWIKKCQKLKGWQDVIHLVFIPTYKDDINVIRTTLKYLARVSFPLDKFYIILACEENEGEKALPKANKLKDEFGELFNKFVITYHPKNVPGEMPGKGSNIAYAGKEVKKIIDQKNISYKNIIVSSFDVDTCVHRQYFSYLTYSYLTDPNPTRKSYQPIPLFNNNIWDSPALTRVASNSTTFWLLSETIRPDRLFTFSSHSMSFKALVDVGFWQSDIVTEDSRIFVQGLIRYNGHYKVKPMYIPISMDTVLGHNFWESMKNLYKQQRRWAYGVENFPFMFWNFWGNKQIKLGSKIKYIWNQLEGVYSWATAPILIFVLGHLPIWVINNFERPQMYTMVAQNTPYILRLLMTSAMIGLFVSAIISLVILPPKPKKKSSWRYPLMLLQWILFPFSMIIFGSLPATDAQTRLMLGKYLGFQATKKVRKN is encoded by the coding sequence ATGCCTTTTATATCTGATTATAAAAAATACAGAATTTTAGAAATTATCCCGGGTTTTCTTGTCTGGGGTACATTTATTTTAGCAGTAGTTTTATCATTTATAGCTCCTCTTTATGTTATCTATTTTATTATACTTTTCGATCTTTATTGGCTGATTCGCGTTATTTATATTTTAGTCTATTTACTGATGGCCTATAAGCGTTTTTGTCAGGCCAAGAAAGTAAATTGGATAAAAAAATGCCAAAAATTAAAAGGTTGGCAAGATGTTATTCATCTGGTTTTTATTCCTACTTATAAAGATGATATTAATGTTATTCGTACTACTTTAAAATACTTAGCCCGTGTTTCCTTTCCTTTGGATAAATTTTATATTATTTTAGCTTGTGAAGAAAATGAAGGCGAGAAGGCCTTGCCAAAGGCTAATAAATTAAAAGATGAATTTGGCGAGTTATTTAATAAATTTGTTATCACTTATCATCCAAAAAATGTTCCCGGGGAAATGCCCGGTAAGGGCTCAAACATCGCTTATGCTGGGAAAGAAGTAAAAAAAATTATTGATCAAAAAAATATTAGTTATAAAAATATAATTGTTTCCTCTTTTGATGTGGATACCTGTGTTCACCGGCAATATTTTTCTTATTTAACCTATTCTTATTTAACCGATCCTAATCCGACAAGAAAAAGCTATCAGCCGATACCTTTGTTTAATAATAATATTTGGGATTCACCAGCTTTAACTCGTGTGGCTTCTAATTCTACTACTTTTTGGCTTTTGTCAGAAACTATCCGGCCTGACCGATTATTTACTTTTTCCTCTCACAGTATGAGTTTTAAAGCCTTGGTTGATGTTGGTTTTTGGCAGTCGGATATTGTGACTGAAGACTCGCGTATATTTGTTCAAGGTTTAATTAGATATAATGGCCATTATAAGGTCAAACCAATGTATATTCCAATTTCCATGGATACGGTTTTGGGTCACAATTTTTGGGAGAGTATGAAAAATCTTTATAAGCAACAAAGACGTTGGGCCTATGGAGTAGAAAATTTTCCATTTATGTTTTGGAATTTTTGGGGTAATAAACAAATAAAATTAGGCTCTAAGATAAAATATATTTGGAATCAACTTGAGGGGGTTTATTCTTGGGCTACGGCTCCTATTCTTATTTTTGTTCTAGGACATTTACCAATCTGGGTAATTAATAATTTTGAAAGACCTCAAATGTATACCATGGTGGCCCAAAATACTCCTTATATACTGCGTCTATTAATGACCAGTGCTATGATTGGTCTCTTTGTTTCGGCTATTATAAGTTTAGTTATTTTGCCGCCAAAACCAAAAAAGAAATCATCTTGGCGTTACCCTTTGATGTTATTGCAATGGATTCTTTTTCCTTTTTCTATGATTATTTTTGGCAGTCTACCAGCCACTGATGCTCAAACACGTCTAATGTTGGGTAAGTATCTCGGTTTTCAAGCCACTAAAAAAGTGAGAAAGAATTAG
- a CDS encoding permease-like cell division protein FtsX yields MIGLTLIRSIKLGWQNFWRNRWLSLVTVIILILTLFLISLVGSLKIVADQTFDSVKEKVDFSIYFEPSAEKNEITEIKNRFEEMNEVKLVKHITPQEALKDFREEHKNNEAIIEALEALEDNPLGSVLVVRGNDLNDYEAISQIAQSNEYEDIIQTNENDFEDNKTLISRLSSITSNINHFGLILIVVFATISFLVIFNTIRITIYSYRSEIGIMKLVGASNNFVRAPFIIESILYALVSSIISVILLYSLINSLEPFLNNFFTGYNLNIVNYFNNNFLLVFGFLVLVSIFLCVVSSIVAVRRYLRV; encoded by the coding sequence ATGATCGGTTTAACTTTAATTAGATCAATAAAACTAGGTTGGCAGAATTTCTGGCGTAATCGCTGGCTTTCTTTAGTCACTGTTATTATTTTAATTTTGACTCTTTTTCTTATCTCTTTAGTCGGAAGTTTAAAGATTGTAGCTGATCAAACTTTTGACTCAGTTAAAGAAAAGGTGGATTTTAGTATTTATTTTGAGCCAAGTGCTGAAAAGAATGAAATAACTGAGATAAAAAATCGTTTTGAAGAAATGAATGAAGTTAAATTAGTGAAGCACATTACCCCTCAGGAAGCCTTAAAGGATTTTAGGGAAGAGCATAAAAATAACGAAGCTATAATTGAAGCTTTAGAAGCCTTGGAAGATAATCCCTTGGGATCTGTTCTAGTAGTCAGAGGTAATGATCTCAATGATTATGAAGCTATTAGCCAGATAGCTCAGTCTAATGAGTATGAAGATATTATCCAAACTAATGAAAATGATTTTGAGGATAATAAAACTCTAATTAGCCGACTTTCCAGTATTACTAGTAACATTAATCATTTTGGCTTGATTTTAATAGTTGTCTTTGCTACTATATCATTTCTAGTTATTTTTAATACTATTAGGATTACTATATACTCTTACCGCAGTGAAATTGGTATTATGAAGTTAGTCGGTGCTTCTAATAATTTTGTACGAGCGCCTTTTATAATTGAGAGTATTTTGTATGCTTTGGTTTCCAGTATTATTTCAGTTATTTTACTTTATTCACTAATAAACAGCCTGGAGCCCTTTTTAAATAATTTCTTTACTGGTTATAATCTTAATATAGTTAATTATTTTAATAATAATTTTTTGTTGGTATTCGGATTTTTAGTGCTAGTCTCTATATTTTTGTGCGTAGTCAGTTCAATAGTAGCTGTGCGCCGTTATTTAAGAGTGTAG
- a CDS encoding translation initiation factor eIF-2B subunit, with product MDKIENKIKKIASIEIQGATKVALTFISIVLDLASKVKNKNKLIKEIKRIEKKILKHRPTEPLLANFSHLIIEALKNYKEEKSLYNYIKNLTDDIKNFYEDKKKKIIKNGSALIKNGENIFTHCHSSKVEGIIFEAKKKGKKFKLYHTETRPLFQGRITGRNLLKHKIDVNMVCDSAAPFLVSDHSGDDIKITKVFIGSDLIALNGDCVNKIGSFGIALTAWESKIPLYVAASLLKIDTASKNKISYPIEKRKASEVWSEAPKDLNIINYAFDFVPAKFITGYITEFGVIKPEQVKTTVKNNYQCLF from the coding sequence ATGGATAAAATAGAAAATAAAATAAAAAAAATTGCTTCAATAGAAATACAAGGCGCCACTAAAGTGGCCTTAACTTTTATATCAATTGTATTAGATTTAGCTTCTAAGGTAAAGAATAAAAATAAACTAATTAAAGAAATAAAAAGAATAGAAAAAAAGATATTAAAACATCGTCCAACTGAACCCTTGTTGGCTAATTTTTCACATTTGATAATTGAAGCTTTAAAAAATTATAAAGAAGAAAAGAGTCTATATAATTATATTAAAAACCTGACTGATGATATTAAGAATTTCTATGAAGATAAAAAGAAGAAAATCATTAAAAATGGCAGTGCTCTAATAAAAAATGGGGAAAATATTTTTACCCACTGTCACTCATCAAAAGTTGAAGGTATAATTTTTGAAGCTAAAAAAAAGGGAAAAAAGTTTAAGCTTTATCATACAGAAACCAGGCCTCTTTTTCAGGGAAGAATTACCGGACGGAATTTATTAAAACATAAAATAGATGTTAATATGGTCTGTGATTCAGCGGCTCCATTTTTAGTCAGTGACCACTCAGGAGATGATATTAAAATTACCAAAGTTTTTATTGGTTCTGATCTAATAGCTCTAAACGGGGATTGTGTCAATAAGATTGGTAGTTTTGGTATTGCTTTAACTGCTTGGGAATCTAAAATACCGCTATACGTAGCCGCTTCTTTACTCAAAATTGATACAGCTTCCAAAAATAAAATTTCCTACCCCATAGAAAAAAGAAAAGCCAGTGAAGTTTGGTCAGAGGCCCCAAAAGATTTAAATATTATTAACTATGCTTTTGATTTTGTCCCGGCTAAATTTATAACTGGTTATATTACCGAATTTGGCGTAATTAAACCCGAACAGGTTAAAACAACAGTTAAAAATAATTATCAATGTTTATTTTAA